In Caldicellulosiruptor morganii, the following proteins share a genomic window:
- a CDS encoding DUF4846 domain-containing protein gives MKKVNIKQKLSFLLIVLCAGIAVFLYVNFVIKGKFFTNQSNLHTEKLNHNSKPLISKDSVISEKSSAVFKILINPSGKTIAERIRVPEGYQRIPVPKGSFSEFVRNLPLKPHGWKVHYYNGQEKFNDVYVAVLDIDVGDRDLQQCADAAIRLYAEYLYKNKQYDRIHFNFTNGFRADFKRWMEGYRIKVEGNRAYWVKKAGYCNDYQCFRRYLDMVFAYAGTLSLLKELKKVPLEDMQIGDVFLDENHCEIIVDIAQNKNTGEKIFLLAQSYMPAQEIHILKNPANEDENNPWYSINFGDMLTTPEWQFKKESVYRFGE, from the coding sequence ATGAAAAAGGTAAATATAAAACAAAAGCTATCCTTTCTTCTGATTGTTCTTTGCGCGGGAATAGCAGTCTTTCTATATGTAAATTTTGTTATTAAAGGCAAATTCTTCACAAATCAAAGTAATCTGCACACAGAAAAACTCAATCACAATTCTAAGCCTTTAATTTCAAAAGATAGCGTTATATCTGAAAAATCATCTGCTGTTTTCAAGATTCTTATAAACCCATCTGGCAAAACAATTGCAGAGAGGATAAGAGTACCCGAAGGATACCAGAGAATTCCTGTGCCAAAAGGATCTTTTTCTGAATTTGTTAGGAATCTTCCTTTAAAGCCCCATGGATGGAAGGTTCATTATTACAATGGGCAGGAGAAGTTCAATGATGTCTATGTAGCAGTTCTCGATATAGATGTTGGAGATAGAGATTTGCAGCAATGTGCGGATGCAGCGATTAGGCTCTATGCAGAGTATCTTTATAAGAATAAGCAGTATGATAGGATTCATTTTAACTTTACAAATGGATTCAGGGCAGATTTCAAAAGATGGATGGAAGGATACAGAATTAAAGTTGAAGGAAACAGAGCTTACTGGGTAAAGAAAGCGGGTTATTGCAATGATTATCAGTGTTTCAGGCGCTATCTTGATATGGTTTTTGCTTATGCAGGGACATTATCACTTTTAAAAGAGCTCAAAAAAGTTCCCTTAGAAGATATGCAAATAGGGGATGTGTTTTTGGATGAAAATCACTGTGAAATAATTGTTGACATAGCGCAGAACAAAAACACCGGTGAGAAAATTTTCCTTCTTGCGCAGAGCTACATGCCAGCCCAGGAGATACACATATTAAAAAATCCTGCTAATGAGGATGAAAATAACCCATGGTATTCTATAAATTTTGGAGATATGCTCACAACACCTGAGTGGCAGTTTAAGAAGGAGTCGGTTTACAGGTTTGGGGAGTAA
- a CDS encoding DUF499 domain-containing protein, with amino-acid sequence MKTLFELCKPREDIFTTRSLEDVQEISDLLSEKINPEKFFEQTYITNGMKRLFDVAFKRFIGADDEQGVIVLRQAMGGGKTHNMIALGLLAKYPEIRKKVLGENYKYLYPGRIRLAVFTGRWTNSIPWVEIANQLGKQEVLNKSLKNHMFAPGDREWTELLAGDPLLILLDELPLYLEYVQSIPVGETNFGKVVSIGLSNLFNAVQKKELSNVMVVVADLQAAYEQGGKLLQSALATELDKEATRVASSIQPVDMVTNDVYCILRKRFFKEYPQDPEKDSEVEEIAKAYKEIIEEGIKKGQTTVEPERIYTEIKRTYPFHPAIMELVSRFRENVNFQQTRGLIRLMRHYIRYLYSGEEPLAQRKYLIEPYDFDLSDYNTREEIVNIKQSLENAIMHDVYSTAHITTARAIDQKYNTTLASEVAKLILLSSLSEITKSPLGLTTSELFAYMSSPNKDLSLLANIIEEFKQNSLHTRIDANDRIYLTPMENVIARMRKFKSMYTLDEAEAVLERLLYEYFSPRNLNCYQKVYQKIIALPNDISKINVDMNNVTLVISKPYDSKGSLNPVLIGFWQNQTYKNRLLFLTGTTTMYNTLLERISEYMCWENVLKELKREGVPETDSEYQRAETEQSKMRNAVFEVLKETFNKIYYPQRPPAKHSAELIPEELKYMQEGDNGGSQSTKGLDGVKALLGNNRDGEIVIQKVLLGKKYIEANDIDYFREMVELILFTRESMAWSEIVERAARDARWFWHPPEALENLKREMLSKGLWKESGGLVLRGEAAKDKTTVRVQFVSADFESGEVVLKLIPMFGDVIHYEEGDNEVTENSPVVQNINEFRTKSAKLKFLCIDSTGYHPKGEIVKYECPIMLDDNIKYSDSEGKVHIKVRTAPQATVKYTTDGTNPRYNGKVAENGDIVIPDDAKVIIVVAEKDNVFSELKHIPVKKDERGNVVVKTVELDYEKPVRLKIAGSRNKIQLYNMEEVNREIDLLRSFGGKPVKYSIDIYKDDDNYIVITNNIPKGIEADEFLRLIEKVKSEFYNNQVQNVAAVITELYFEDARNFEEWLKQKGKTLQDFKEAITQDE; translated from the coding sequence ATGAAAACTCTATTCGAGCTTTGCAAACCGCGAGAAGATATATTTACCACAAGAAGCTTAGAAGATGTTCAGGAGATCTCAGATCTTCTTTCTGAAAAAATCAATCCAGAAAAGTTTTTTGAACAAACATATATAACAAATGGTATGAAAAGATTATTCGATGTGGCGTTTAAAAGATTTATTGGAGCTGATGATGAGCAAGGTGTAATTGTCCTGCGTCAGGCAATGGGCGGCGGCAAGACTCATAATATGATTGCACTGGGGCTTTTAGCAAAATACCCTGAGATCAGGAAAAAGGTTTTGGGAGAAAACTACAAGTATTTGTATCCGGGTAGAATAAGGTTGGCAGTATTCACCGGGCGATGGACAAACTCAATACCTTGGGTAGAGATAGCAAACCAGCTTGGAAAGCAAGAGGTTTTGAACAAGTCATTAAAAAATCATATGTTTGCACCCGGTGATAGAGAGTGGACCGAGCTTCTGGCAGGAGACCCTCTTTTGATACTGCTTGATGAGCTTCCGCTGTATCTTGAGTATGTCCAGAGCATTCCGGTAGGTGAGACCAACTTTGGCAAAGTTGTTTCTATCGGGCTTTCAAATCTTTTCAATGCAGTTCAGAAAAAGGAACTTTCAAACGTAATGGTGGTTGTTGCAGACCTTCAGGCAGCATATGAGCAGGGTGGGAAGCTTTTACAAAGTGCTTTGGCAACAGAGCTTGACAAAGAAGCAACCCGTGTTGCCTCTTCTATTCAGCCGGTTGATATGGTTACAAATGATGTATACTGCATCCTGAGAAAGAGATTTTTCAAAGAGTATCCGCAGGACCCTGAAAAAGACTCCGAGGTAGAGGAGATTGCAAAAGCTTACAAAGAGATTATTGAAGAGGGCATTAAAAAAGGACAGACTACAGTTGAGCCGGAGAGAATTTACACCGAAATAAAGAGGACATATCCGTTTCATCCTGCAATAATGGAGCTTGTAAGCCGCTTCAGGGAAAATGTAAATTTCCAGCAGACACGTGGGCTTATCCGTCTTATGAGACATTACATAAGATATCTTTACAGTGGTGAAGAACCTCTTGCGCAAAGGAAGTATCTTATTGAGCCATACGATTTTGACTTAAGTGATTACAATACACGTGAAGAGATAGTAAACATCAAACAGAGCTTGGAGAATGCTATTATGCATGATGTTTATTCAACAGCTCATATTACAACAGCCAGGGCTATTGACCAAAAATACAACACAACGCTGGCAAGTGAAGTGGCAAAGTTGATTTTGCTGTCTTCACTTTCTGAGATTACAAAATCGCCGCTTGGACTTACAACAAGTGAGCTTTTTGCATATATGAGCTCACCAAACAAAGATCTGAGCTTGCTTGCCAACATAATTGAAGAGTTTAAGCAAAATTCACTGCATACAAGAATTGATGCAAATGATAGAATATATCTTACCCCAATGGAAAATGTAATTGCGCGCATGAGAAAATTCAAAAGCATGTATACACTGGATGAAGCAGAAGCAGTTTTGGAAAGACTTCTTTATGAATATTTCTCACCCAGAAACCTGAATTGCTATCAGAAGGTTTATCAAAAGATTATAGCCCTGCCAAATGATATATCCAAAATCAATGTGGACATGAACAACGTAACACTTGTTATTTCAAAGCCTTATGACTCAAAAGGGTCGCTAAACCCGGTATTGATTGGTTTTTGGCAAAATCAGACATACAAAAACAGACTTCTATTTTTAACAGGCACTACAACAATGTATAACACGCTCTTGGAAAGAATAAGTGAATACATGTGCTGGGAGAATGTTTTAAAAGAACTGAAAAGAGAAGGTGTTCCTGAAACAGATTCAGAGTATCAGCGTGCAGAAACCGAGCAGAGCAAGATGAGAAATGCAGTTTTTGAAGTCTTGAAAGAGACTTTTAACAAAATTTACTATCCACAAAGACCACCTGCCAAACATAGCGCTGAACTTATTCCTGAAGAGTTAAAATATATGCAGGAAGGTGACAACGGAGGTTCACAGAGCACAAAAGGTTTGGATGGGGTAAAGGCACTTCTTGGAAACAACCGGGATGGAGAGATTGTCATTCAAAAAGTATTGCTTGGCAAAAAGTATATAGAAGCAAATGACATTGATTACTTTCGCGAAATGGTAGAACTCATTCTCTTTACAAGAGAGTCCATGGCGTGGTCTGAGATTGTAGAAAGGGCAGCAAGGGATGCAAGATGGTTCTGGCATCCACCAGAAGCTCTTGAAAATCTAAAGCGCGAAATGCTTTCAAAAGGTTTGTGGAAAGAAAGTGGTGGGCTTGTTTTAAGAGGCGAGGCTGCAAAGGACAAAACAACTGTCAGGGTTCAATTTGTATCAGCAGATTTTGAATCAGGCGAAGTTGTCTTAAAACTTATACCAATGTTCGGAGATGTTATCCACTATGAAGAAGGGGATAATGAGGTAACAGAAAACTCACCGGTTGTGCAAAATATCAATGAGTTTAGAACAAAATCTGCAAAGCTTAAATTCCTTTGCATTGATTCAACCGGTTATCATCCAAAAGGTGAAATTGTAAAGTATGAGTGCCCGATTATGCTTGATGATAATATAAAGTATAGCGACAGCGAAGGCAAAGTTCACATAAAAGTAAGAACTGCTCCACAGGCAACTGTAAAATACACAACAGATGGCACAAACCCCAGATATAACGGCAAAGTTGCTGAAAATGGTGACATTGTAATCCCCGATGATGCAAAGGTAATTATTGTGGTTGCAGAGAAAGACAATGTATTTTCCGAGTTAAAACATATTCCGGTTAAAAAAGATGAAAGAGGGAATGTAGTAGTCAAGACAGTTGAGCTTGACTATGAAAAACCGGTTCGGCTAAAAATTGCAGGCAGCAGAAACAAGATTCAGCTGTATAATATGGAAGAAGTTAACAGAGAGATTGATCTTTTGAGAAGCTTTGGAGGCAAGCCTGTTAAATACTCAATTGATATTTATAAAGATGATGATAACTACATTGTGATTACCAATAATATCCCCAAGGGTATAGAAGCTGATGAGTTTTTGAGGCTGATTGAAAAGGTCAAGTCAGAATTTTATAATAATCAGGTTCAAAATGTTGCTGCTGTTATTACAGAGCTGTATTTTGAAGATGCAAGAAACTTTGAAGAGTGGTTAAAGCAAAAGGGCAAGACCCTTCAGGACTTCAAGGAGGCAATAACGCAGGATGAGTAA
- a CDS encoding DUF3780 domain-containing protein, translated as MSKSRKKNVVASIGFGYVPSETQHHFMVVIPKEKNDNVKVYERFIWQEDRDEQDIDESSPLHNQLKVVVPKWLWQRVAPYVAQEFNFRLEKEGFKKSKWKVGQNPVHRLFGKELVVLLWALEDCSDDSQVPVAIVNWQGLRPEERWWLYGVTNAATGRVNDRRGWRMALKYALLENPVSKKQIMQLDFENILDQKIVYDE; from the coding sequence ATGAGTAAATCCAGAAAGAAAAATGTTGTAGCATCCATTGGCTTTGGATATGTTCCGTCTGAAACACAGCATCATTTTATGGTAGTAATTCCTAAGGAAAAAAATGATAATGTAAAAGTATATGAGAGATTTATATGGCAGGAAGACAGGGATGAACAGGATATTGATGAGAGCAGCCCTCTTCACAATCAGCTCAAAGTGGTTGTTCCTAAGTGGCTGTGGCAGAGAGTGGCACCGTATGTTGCACAGGAGTTCAATTTCAGGCTTGAAAAAGAAGGTTTTAAAAAATCCAAATGGAAGGTGGGGCAAAATCCGGTTCACAGGCTATTTGGTAAGGAGCTTGTGGTTTTGCTCTGGGCTCTTGAAGATTGCAGCGATGATTCGCAGGTGCCTGTGGCAATAGTCAACTGGCAGGGCTTGCGCCCGGAAGAGCGCTGGTGGCTGTATGGAGTTACAAACGCTGCAACAGGCAGGGTGAATGATAGGCGCGGCTGGAGAATGGCACTGAAATATGCCCTGCTTGAAAATCCTGTTAGCAAAAAGCAGATTATGCAGCTTGACTTTGAGAATATTCTGGACCAGAAGATTGTGTATGACGAGTAA
- a CDS encoding anti-phage-associated DUF1156 domain-containing protein — protein sequence MERSFIEVQFPVSKLSKEAFKERKAGAGQTLTGLGKWWGRKPLVLVRALLFGLLLPATEKSKKDMKIFLKLMTMDEDGLKIRRKMGIPAKEAYEFATDEEKAKYFEVSDGDKIAYRKDLKKADRDFIQEKIFERMPYDKKLKFCKRPEEIENLPKSFWDEINEHLGTEAFSFSELVEQLGKKRFGEHPVVGDPFCGGGSIPFEAARLGFGVFASDLNPVAMLLTWAALNLLSLPEEKIKELKDFQKRIFEQADRIVTEWQIEHNSKGHRANAYLYCAEVTCPECGFKVPLLPSLVIGKNSKTIAKLKEVAPEKRFDIEIKMGAGQSELEKASKSGTVKDGYLICPHCKMETAISSIRGDKVVDGKTIWGLRRWGKHEFVPRPDDVFQERLYCIRYEDENGKRYYKAPDEEDLEREKKVAELLQQRFDEWQQKGYIPEDMIEEGEETSRLYRERGWAYWHQLFNPRQLLLHGLLMELIDKEAKTKEEKIVGLLGVNRCCDWNSKLSVWERVIENVKNTFLNQALNTLLNYGVRGFLSLKEIVLIPIRNILEIKKNYFLLNLNDARDVNYPCHIWITDPPYADAINYHELSEFFLAWDKKFLKEVFPDWYTDSKRALAVRGEAQVFKQTFSDILKNIVSAMPDNGYFVLMFTHQDSQVFADLTEILLSSGLLSVNAWSIATETEDNMSEGNFVQSTVCVVLKKIDRTQLEPVFIEELYPFGKEEVERQIKLMYELDRDESEPNFSPTDLELSGYYAALRVLTSCNLRATNQKIKDFLDSMREYASSYIVPEGLKYLGFDQDTIYDIWRKMDSYEKFYIRVLEFETRGERRIGAYQDAARSLGCTDYDQLFAIKKSNMARLKTASELGQELLDTKHAFSTTILRYCLLAVNNAIKKDQEINNTAEAVALSHEMLKTKLGTKYWNHKIKIETIFRYLARLERIDGMQHWQTDSKIASYLAERVANDKL from the coding sequence GTGGAAAGATCATTTATAGAAGTTCAATTTCCTGTATCAAAGCTTTCAAAAGAAGCCTTCAAGGAGCGAAAAGCAGGTGCAGGTCAGACTTTAACAGGGCTTGGCAAGTGGTGGGGGCGAAAGCCTCTTGTACTTGTAAGAGCACTTCTTTTTGGGCTTTTGCTCCCTGCCACAGAGAAATCCAAAAAAGATATGAAGATTTTCTTAAAGCTCATGACAATGGATGAGGATGGCTTAAAAATTCGAAGAAAAATGGGCATACCAGCAAAAGAGGCGTATGAGTTTGCAACAGATGAGGAAAAGGCAAAATATTTTGAGGTTTCAGATGGTGATAAGATAGCATACAGAAAAGACTTAAAAAAGGCTGACAGGGATTTCATTCAGGAAAAGATTTTTGAAAGAATGCCATATGATAAGAAACTGAAGTTTTGCAAACGCCCGGAGGAGATTGAAAACTTACCCAAAAGTTTTTGGGATGAGATAAATGAACATCTTGGCACAGAAGCTTTTTCATTTTCAGAGCTTGTAGAGCAGCTTGGGAAGAAAAGATTTGGTGAACATCCGGTGGTTGGTGACCCATTTTGCGGTGGTGGCAGTATCCCGTTTGAAGCAGCAAGGCTTGGCTTTGGTGTTTTTGCTTCTGACTTAAATCCTGTTGCAATGCTTCTTACATGGGCAGCTTTGAATCTTTTGAGCCTGCCGGAAGAAAAGATAAAAGAGCTAAAAGATTTTCAAAAAAGAATATTTGAGCAGGCAGACAGGATTGTAACTGAATGGCAAATAGAGCACAATTCAAAAGGGCACAGGGCAAACGCATATCTTTACTGCGCAGAAGTTACATGCCCTGAATGTGGCTTTAAGGTGCCTCTTTTGCCATCACTTGTAATTGGCAAAAATTCAAAAACCATTGCAAAGCTGAAAGAAGTTGCGCCTGAGAAGAGATTTGATATAGAGATAAAGATGGGAGCAGGTCAATCAGAGCTTGAAAAAGCTTCAAAGAGCGGAACAGTTAAAGATGGGTACTTGATATGTCCGCATTGCAAGATGGAGACAGCAATTTCTTCCATAAGAGGAGACAAAGTGGTTGATGGCAAAACAATCTGGGGACTCAGGCGCTGGGGAAAGCATGAGTTTGTGCCACGACCGGATGATGTTTTTCAGGAAAGGCTCTACTGTATAAGGTATGAGGATGAAAATGGCAAAAGATACTACAAAGCACCCGATGAAGAGGATCTGGAGAGAGAAAAAAAGGTAGCGGAGCTTTTACAGCAGCGCTTTGATGAGTGGCAGCAAAAAGGGTATATTCCAGAGGATATGATTGAAGAAGGGGAAGAAACAAGTAGATTGTACAGAGAACGTGGCTGGGCATACTGGCATCAGCTTTTCAACCCAAGGCAGCTTCTTTTGCACGGGCTTTTGATGGAGCTGATTGACAAAGAGGCAAAGACAAAAGAGGAGAAAATTGTGGGGCTTTTGGGGGTTAATAGGTGTTGCGACTGGAATTCAAAACTGTCTGTATGGGAAAGGGTAATAGAAAATGTGAAAAATACATTTCTCAATCAAGCGCTTAATACTTTGTTAAATTATGGTGTTCGTGGTTTTTTATCATTAAAAGAAATAGTTCTGATACCGATAAGAAATATTCTAGAAATAAAGAAGAATTATTTTCTACTAAATCTGAATGACGCCCGCGATGTAAATTACCCTTGCCACATTTGGATAACAGATCCGCCCTATGCAGATGCAATAAATTACCACGAGCTGAGTGAGTTCTTCTTAGCATGGGACAAAAAGTTTTTGAAAGAGGTTTTTCCAGACTGGTATACAGACAGCAAAAGAGCGCTTGCTGTAAGGGGCGAAGCTCAGGTTTTTAAACAAACATTTTCTGATATTTTAAAAAACATAGTTTCAGCAATGCCCGATAATGGCTATTTTGTGCTTATGTTTACTCACCAGGACTCACAGGTTTTTGCAGACCTTACAGAGATATTGCTTAGCTCCGGGCTTTTGTCTGTCAATGCATGGAGCATTGCAACAGAGACAGAGGACAATATGTCAGAGGGCAATTTTGTTCAGTCAACTGTATGTGTTGTTTTAAAGAAGATTGACAGAACTCAGCTTGAGCCTGTATTTATTGAAGAGCTGTATCCTTTTGGTAAAGAAGAGGTAGAAAGGCAGATAAAGCTCATGTATGAGCTTGACAGGGATGAATCAGAGCCCAATTTTAGCCCAACTGATTTGGAGCTTTCAGGATACTATGCAGCTCTTCGCGTTTTGACATCATGCAATCTCAGAGCAACAAACCAGAAGATTAAAGATTTCCTGGATTCTATGCGAGAATATGCAAGCAGCTACATAGTGCCAGAAGGCTTGAAGTACTTAGGGTTTGATCAGGATACCATTTATGATATCTGGCGCAAGATGGATAGCTATGAGAAGTTTTACATTAGGGTCCTGGAGTTTGAAACAAGGGGCGAAAGAAGAATAGGTGCATATCAGGATGCTGCACGAAGTTTGGGCTGCACCGATTATGACCAGCTTTTTGCCATCAAAAAATCCAATATGGCAAGGCTGAAAACTGCAAGCGAGCTCGGGCAGGAACTTCTTGATACCAAACATGCATTTAGCACAACAATCTTGCGTTATTGCCTTCTTGCAGTGAATAATGCAATAAAAAAGGACCAGGAAATAAATAACACCGCAGAAGCGGTTGCACTTTCACATGAAATGCTAAAAACTAAACTTGGGACAAAATACTGGAACCATAAAATCAAAATAGAGACAATTTTCAGATACCTTGCAAGGCTTGAAAGAATAGATGGTATGCAGCACTGGCAGACTGATTCAAAAATTGCTTCATATCTTGCCGAGCGTGTTGCAAACGACAAGCTGTAA
- a CDS encoding phospholipase D-like domain-containing anti-phage protein, which translates to MLKRYSSRLVDLSEEFLNKHLRNAKSYDRLAGYFSSSILEIAGEAIESIQGIARVVCNSEVESKDVLVAKLAKQKLVREWFKSKPEQKVEQFPERFKKLYELLKSGKLQVKVLPNDIYGLVHGKAGVITLSDGKKVAFVGSVNETAAGWKGNYEILWADDSIESVEWVQNEFEFFWNSPYACELCDLIIENIGRLAEGNRLSLQEWQKDPDPASPVVEAPVYREGFGLWNHQKYFVKMVFDEHCQDGARYILADEVGLGKTAQLGMIAQLTALYGNKPVLVIVPKTLLWQWQDELKTMFDIPSAVWDGKRWIVETGQEHKTRENGIPAILQCPRRIGIISQGLITSNSDIVKPLLELEYECVIVDEAHRARRQNLNKPGDRPEPNNLMKFLLELSKKTKTMILATATPIQLHPIEGWDLLYILAQGSAKVLGDAFSLWQLRPLEGIDYVRGAKEISSKAYYWSWIRNPLPPSKENPFTIGKLRRLLGMRSDEYVLNDDYDALLPSQKDIIDELIEENFMAKYNPFIRHIVKRKRSTLENTKDPETGESYLKKIDVVLFGEGDDEGLVLSAPLKKAYEYAEEFTNLLKQKTGAKGFYKTLLLRRMGSCMQAGLNTAKAIYEKRAIVRDDFSEEDEEDDMPDRINITGRDELFCLEEIIDLLEYNKDNDPKLNKILHILTDMGWLERGCIIFSEYFDTAWTIAQKLSSSLPDERIAIYAGGDKSGIIKSGIYSKVERDEIKELVLDGKIRLMIGTDAAAEGLNLQTLGSLINVDLPWNPIRLEQRQGRIKRIGQQFDSVYVYNLRYKDSIEDRIHAVLSGRIKLTYDMIGSLPEVIKDEWMDFVKTAEVLYSEHPFDIKYKDHVEKVDWESCKKVLDNEQRKEYLMRGWSE; encoded by the coding sequence ATGCTGAAAAGATACTCATCGCGTCTTGTTGACCTTTCGGAAGAGTTTTTGAACAAACACCTGAGAAATGCAAAAAGCTATGATAGACTTGCAGGCTATTTTAGCTCATCTATCTTGGAGATTGCAGGTGAAGCAATTGAGAGTATACAAGGTATTGCAAGGGTTGTTTGCAACTCCGAGGTTGAGAGCAAAGACGTTCTGGTTGCGAAGCTTGCAAAACAGAAGCTTGTAAGAGAGTGGTTCAAATCAAAGCCTGAGCAAAAGGTTGAACAGTTTCCGGAGAGGTTTAAAAAGCTGTATGAGCTTCTGAAGAGTGGAAAGCTTCAGGTAAAAGTTTTACCAAACGATATATATGGACTTGTTCATGGGAAAGCCGGTGTTATAACTCTTTCAGATGGCAAAAAAGTTGCATTTGTCGGGAGCGTCAATGAAACGGCTGCCGGCTGGAAAGGTAACTATGAGATTCTCTGGGCGGATGACAGTATTGAGAGCGTGGAATGGGTACAAAATGAGTTTGAATTTTTCTGGAACAGTCCTTATGCCTGCGAGCTTTGCGATTTGATAATTGAAAACATAGGCAGACTGGCAGAGGGGAACAGGTTAAGCCTTCAGGAGTGGCAAAAAGACCCCGACCCTGCATCGCCGGTTGTTGAAGCTCCTGTTTACAGAGAAGGTTTTGGACTCTGGAATCACCAGAAGTATTTTGTGAAGATGGTGTTTGATGAGCACTGCCAGGATGGAGCAAGATACATTCTTGCAGATGAAGTTGGGCTTGGCAAAACCGCTCAGCTTGGTATGATTGCTCAGCTGACAGCACTTTATGGCAACAAGCCTGTTCTGGTAATTGTTCCAAAAACACTTCTGTGGCAATGGCAGGATGAACTCAAGACAATGTTTGACATACCTTCTGCTGTGTGGGATGGCAAAAGGTGGATAGTTGAAACAGGGCAGGAGCACAAAACCCGTGAAAATGGCATACCTGCAATCTTGCAGTGCCCAAGGCGAATAGGGATAATTTCTCAGGGATTGATTACTTCAAATTCAGATATTGTAAAACCTCTTTTAGAGCTTGAATATGAATGTGTAATTGTTGATGAGGCACACAGGGCAAGGCGGCAAAACTTAAATAAACCAGGTGATAGACCTGAGCCCAACAACCTTATGAAGTTTTTGCTTGAGCTTTCAAAAAAGACAAAGACCATGATTTTGGCAACTGCAACTCCAATTCAGCTGCATCCGATTGAGGGCTGGGACCTTCTGTACATACTTGCGCAGGGTTCAGCCAAGGTTTTGGGCGATGCGTTTAGCCTCTGGCAGCTAAGACCTTTAGAAGGAATTGATTATGTGAGAGGGGCAAAAGAGATTTCAAGCAAGGCTTACTACTGGAGCTGGATAAGAAATCCTCTGCCGCCTTCAAAGGAAAATCCATTTACAATTGGGAAGCTGAGAAGGTTGCTGGGTATGAGAAGCGATGAGTACGTTTTAAATGATGATTATGATGCACTTTTGCCTTCACAAAAAGATATTATAGATGAACTGATAGAAGAAAATTTCATGGCAAAGTACAATCCTTTTATCAGGCACATTGTTAAAAGAAAGAGAAGTACACTTGAAAATACTAAAGATCCTGAGACAGGTGAGTCATATCTTAAAAAGATTGATGTTGTCCTTTTTGGTGAAGGTGATGATGAAGGTCTTGTACTTTCTGCACCGCTCAAAAAAGCTTATGAATATGCTGAAGAGTTTACAAACCTGCTAAAGCAAAAAACAGGTGCAAAGGGGTTTTACAAGACACTGCTTTTGCGAAGGATGGGCTCTTGTATGCAGGCAGGCTTGAACACTGCAAAGGCAATTTATGAAAAAAGAGCAATTGTCAGAGATGACTTTTCTGAAGAGGATGAAGAGGATGATATGCCAGACAGGATTAATATCACAGGCAGGGATGAGCTTTTCTGTTTGGAAGAAATAATAGATCTTCTTGAATACAACAAAGACAATGACCCAAAGCTAAATAAAATTTTGCATATTCTAACCGACATGGGGTGGCTTGAAAGAGGCTGCATAATTTTTTCTGAGTACTTTGACACAGCATGGACCATTGCACAAAAGCTTTCTTCTTCTCTGCCAGATGAGAGAATAGCAATTTACGCGGGCGGCGATAAATCTGGCATAATCAAAAGTGGAATTTATTCAAAAGTTGAAAGGGATGAGATAAAAGAGCTTGTGCTGGATGGTAAGATCAGGCTTATGATCGGGACAGATGCAGCTGCTGAAGGTTTGAATTTGCAAACACTTGGTTCGCTTATAAACGTTGACCTTCCTTGGAATCCAATCAGGTTAGAGCAGCGTCAGGGAAGAATTAAGAGAATAGGGCAGCAGTTTGACAGTGTTTATGTGTACAACCTGAGATACAAAGATTCAATTGAAGATAGAATCCATGCAGTCCTGTCCGGCAGAATAAAGTTAACCTACGACATGATTGGTTCGCTTCCAGAGGTTATAAAGGATGAGTGGATGGATTTTGTCAAAACAGCCGAAGTTTTATATTCCGAACATCCGTTTGATATAAAATACAAAGATCATGTGGAAAAGGTAGACTGGGAAAGCTGCAAAAAGGTTCTGGACAATGAGCAAAGAAAAGAGTATCTGATGAGGGGATGGAGTGAGTAG